The following are encoded in a window of Chthoniobacterales bacterium genomic DNA:
- a CDS encoding cob(I)yrinic acid a,c-diamide adenosyltransferase yields MSIATKTGDEGDTSLMYGRRVPKTDARVEAYGCVDELNSALGLARAATTDPFLTEQILALQKELVIVMGELATAAEDMERYRRDGFQVTAAAMTDRLTDLVHQLEKGRSFKDWSTPGANPTAAAFDHARTTCRRAERRVAALLDTPNVNRELLRYLNRLSDALWLLARKAE; encoded by the coding sequence ATGTCCATCGCGACCAAAACCGGTGACGAAGGCGACACCTCGCTCATGTATGGGCGCCGCGTCCCCAAGACCGATGCCCGCGTCGAAGCCTACGGATGCGTTGACGAGCTGAACTCCGCGCTCGGCCTCGCCCGGGCCGCCACCACCGATCCTTTTCTCACCGAACAAATCCTCGCTCTCCAGAAAGAGCTCGTCATCGTGATGGGCGAGCTGGCCACTGCCGCCGAAGACATGGAACGCTACCGGCGCGACGGCTTCCAGGTCACCGCCGCCGCCATGACCGATCGCCTGACCGATCTGGTCCATCAGCTCGAAAAAGGCCGCAGCTTCAAGGACTGGTCGACGCCTGGCGCCAATCCGACCGCCGCCGCCTTCGACCACGCCCGCACCACCTGTCGCCGCGCCGAGCGTCGCGTCGCCGCTCTCCTCGACACCCCGAACGTCAACCGCGAACTCCTCCGCTACCTCAACCGCCTCTCCGACGCTCTCTGGCTCCTCGCCCGCAAGGCGGAGTGA
- the rpoC gene encoding DNA-directed RNA polymerase subunit beta': protein EKRMLQEAVDALFDNGRHGRAVTGAGNRPLKSLSDMLKGKGGRFRQNLLGKRVDYSGRSVIVIGPELKLHQCGLPKKMALVLFEPFIIRRLKDLGYVHTVRSAKKMIERQTPEVWDILEEVTKGHPVLLNRAPTLHRLSIQAFEPQLIEGEAIRIHPLVCTAYNADFDGDQMAVHVPLSVEAQMEARMLMLAPNNIFSPSSGKPITTPSQDITLGCYYLTQNPRRAAGSEKETRLPLFENAIEVEFAMADGKVRVHDRIRYKNPNFGTETVYGNANDRVIETTAGRVMFNEIWPTAMGFFNKAAGKKQLTDIIWRCYQVAGQQGTVETLDKLKELGFTWATRAGVSIGISDMIIPKEKETELQNAYKSIKTVEQQYRKGIITDGERYNKIIDIWTHAGDEISNVMFRTLEHNEGRKELNPVYLMVDSGARGNRQQVKQLAGMRGLMAKPSGEIIERPITSNFREGLSVLEYFISTHGARKGLADTALKTADSGYLTRKLVDASQDVIINEMDCGTVNGITVRSIYEGDEEVVDLSTRIIGRVSCESVVDPVTKKKVVKANQLIDEHIAAAIEKVGVESLKIRSVLTCECGRGVCAQCYGRNLATGQFVKLGEAVGIIAAQSIGEPGTQLTMRTFHIGGTASQTFKQPIIKAKNDGTLQFNDLRTVQALDGSWIVLNKNGSIGVHNAEGRELDRYNVVIGSVISKPDGAQVKKGETFVQWDPYNVPILTDKSGKIEFRDMIAGVTIKRDVDEATGLMGTVIIEHKEDLHPQIVVVGEKKEVLASYSIPAGAHVIVEEGQKIRAGALLAKTPRKIAKTKDITGGLPRVAELFEARRPKDAAEIAKIDGTVEMGGTVRGKRKLILKDPETGAEEEHLISLTKHIIVFKGDFVKKGQQLTEGPVVPHEILEVCGPQDLQEHLVNEVQEVYRLQGVEINDKHIEIIVRQMLRKVKITDPGDTSLLWGDQVDRLDFEAENSKVVEQGGKPAEATPVLLGITKASLETDSFISAASFQDTTRVLTEAATLGKVDRLRGFKENVIMGHLIPAGTGFPAVREIKLVELGEQVGTSLVEEPEARPALG from the coding sequence CGAGAAACGCATGTTGCAGGAAGCCGTTGACGCTTTGTTCGATAACGGCAGGCACGGTCGCGCCGTGACCGGCGCAGGCAATCGTCCGCTCAAATCGCTGAGCGATATGCTCAAGGGCAAGGGCGGCCGTTTCCGTCAGAACTTGTTAGGCAAGCGCGTCGATTATTCCGGCCGTTCCGTCATCGTCATTGGTCCGGAGCTCAAGCTCCACCAGTGCGGTCTGCCGAAGAAGATGGCGCTCGTTTTATTTGAGCCCTTCATCATTCGTCGGCTGAAAGACCTCGGCTACGTGCACACTGTGCGCAGCGCGAAGAAGATGATCGAACGCCAGACGCCTGAAGTCTGGGACATTCTCGAGGAAGTGACAAAGGGCCACCCGGTTCTGTTGAACCGCGCGCCGACCCTGCACCGTCTTTCCATTCAGGCTTTTGAGCCGCAGCTCATCGAAGGTGAAGCCATCCGCATTCACCCGCTCGTTTGCACCGCCTACAACGCGGACTTCGACGGCGACCAGATGGCCGTGCACGTGCCGCTCTCGGTCGAAGCCCAGATGGAAGCGCGCATGCTCATGCTCGCGCCCAATAACATTTTCTCGCCTTCCAGCGGGAAGCCGATCACCACTCCGTCGCAGGACATTACGCTCGGTTGTTATTACCTGACGCAGAACCCGCGGCGTGCCGCTGGCAGCGAAAAGGAAACGCGCCTGCCGCTGTTTGAGAACGCGATCGAAGTCGAATTCGCGATGGCTGACGGCAAGGTCCGCGTCCACGATCGCATCCGCTACAAGAACCCGAATTTCGGAACGGAGACGGTTTACGGCAACGCGAACGATCGCGTCATCGAAACCACCGCCGGCCGCGTCATGTTCAACGAAATCTGGCCGACGGCGATGGGATTTTTCAACAAGGCGGCGGGCAAGAAGCAGCTCACCGATATCATCTGGCGTTGCTATCAGGTCGCCGGCCAGCAGGGCACCGTCGAAACTCTCGATAAGCTGAAAGAGCTTGGCTTTACCTGGGCGACCAGGGCCGGCGTCTCGATCGGAATTTCGGACATGATCATTCCGAAAGAGAAAGAGACCGAACTGCAGAACGCCTACAAGTCGATCAAGACGGTGGAGCAGCAGTATCGCAAGGGCATCATCACGGACGGCGAGCGTTACAACAAGATCATCGACATCTGGACGCACGCTGGCGACGAAATCTCGAACGTCATGTTCCGCACTCTCGAGCACAACGAAGGGCGCAAGGAATTGAACCCGGTCTATTTGATGGTGGACTCGGGCGCGCGGGGCAATCGCCAGCAGGTGAAACAGCTGGCCGGCATGCGCGGATTGATGGCGAAACCTTCGGGCGAAATCATCGAGCGGCCGATTACCTCGAATTTCCGGGAAGGCTTGAGCGTGCTCGAGTATTTCATCTCGACGCACGGCGCCCGCAAGGGTCTGGCCGACACCGCTCTGAAGACGGCGGACTCCGGTTACCTCACCCGCAAACTCGTGGACGCATCCCAGGACGTGATCATCAACGAGATGGATTGCGGAACGGTCAACGGCATCACGGTTCGCTCGATTTACGAAGGCGACGAAGAAGTGGTCGATCTTTCGACCCGCATCATCGGCCGGGTGAGCTGCGAGTCGGTGGTTGATCCCGTGACGAAGAAGAAGGTTGTGAAAGCGAACCAGCTCATCGACGAACATATTGCCGCGGCGATCGAGAAGGTCGGCGTGGAGAGCCTGAAGATTCGCTCCGTGCTTACCTGCGAATGCGGACGCGGCGTCTGTGCGCAATGCTACGGGCGCAACCTCGCGACGGGGCAGTTCGTGAAGCTGGGCGAAGCGGTCGGCATCATTGCCGCGCAATCAATCGGCGAACCCGGCACGCAGCTGACGATGCGGACGTTCCACATCGGCGGCACGGCGAGCCAGACGTTCAAGCAGCCAATCATCAAGGCGAAGAACGACGGTACCCTGCAGTTCAACGACCTCCGCACAGTGCAGGCGCTCGACGGCAGTTGGATCGTGTTGAACAAGAACGGCTCGATCGGCGTGCATAATGCCGAAGGCCGCGAGCTCGACCGTTATAACGTCGTGATCGGTTCAGTCATCTCGAAGCCGGACGGCGCCCAGGTAAAGAAGGGGGAGACCTTCGTGCAATGGGATCCGTATAACGTTCCAATTTTGACCGACAAGAGCGGTAAAATCGAATTCCGCGACATGATCGCGGGCGTAACGATCAAGCGCGACGTCGATGAAGCGACCGGCCTGATGGGCACCGTCATCATCGAGCACAAGGAAGATTTGCACCCGCAGATCGTGGTGGTCGGCGAGAAGAAGGAAGTGCTCGCGAGCTATTCCATTCCGGCGGGAGCCCACGTCATCGTCGAGGAAGGCCAGAAGATTCGGGCCGGCGCCTTGCTCGCCAAGACGCCTCGAAAGATTGCCAAAACCAAGGACATCACCGGCGGTCTGCCGCGGGTGGCCGAACTCTTCGAAGCGCGCCGTCCGAAAGACGCGGCGGAGATCGCGAAGATCGACGGCACCGTGGAAATGGGCGGGACAGTTCGCGGCAAGCGGAAGCTTATTCTCAAGGACCCCGAAACCGGCGCCGAAGAGGAACACCTTATCTCGCTGACCAAGCACATCATTGTTTTCAAGGGCGACTTCGTGAAGAAGGGCCAGCAGCTCACGGAAGGTCCTGTTGTGCCGCACGAAATCCTCGAGGTCTGCGGACCGCAGGATTTGCAGGAGCACCTCGTCAACGAAGTGCAGGAAGTCTATCGTCTCCAGGGGGTGGAAATTAACGACAAGCACATCGAGATCATCGTTCGCCAGATGTTGCGGAAAGTGAAGATCACCGATCCGGGCGACACCTCGCTCCTCTGGGGCGACCAGGTGGACCGCCTCGATTTCGAAGCGGAGAACTCCAAGGTCGTGGAGCAGGGCGGCAAGCCCGCGGAAGCGACTCCGGTTCTGCTCGGCATCACCAAGGCCTCGCTCGAGACCGACAGCTTCATCTCGGCGGCGTCGTTCCAGGATACCACGCGCGTTCTGACCGAAGCGGCCACGTTGGGCAAGGTCGATCGTCTCCGCGGCTTCAAGGAAAACGTCATCATGGGCCATCTCATCCCGGCGGGCACAGGCTTCCCGGCGGTGCGCGAGATCAAACTCGTGGAGCTCGGCGAGCAAGTCGGGACTTCGCTGGTCGAGGAACCCGAAGCGCGGCCGGCGCTCGGATAG